In Cryptomeria japonica chromosome 5, Sugi_1.0, whole genome shotgun sequence, the genomic window TTTGCTAATTTAGAGTCTTACAGTAGGCTCCACTACTCTGAGGATGTCAGGCTTATTCTAAAAATACTCCCCACTACTAACAAATTAAAGAAAAGGCCTTAAAGAGCTGGCAACAATTCTGACTCCTGCTGAATGACAACTGGATATTTCAAATTTGGTTCTTCTTCAACGTGGATGCCCTGCATCAAAATGCCCTCTAacaacttagaaaattgtgttaaatatatgtctATGTGTTTTTTATTAATGTTGTATCTGGCTGTATCCATATTGGGAGTCTTAAAAAATGATCGTATCCGTATCTGTATTTGTATTtgtatccgtgtccatgcaactttgatcATTTTAACTCAAAAACCCTCTCTTGAATGATACTTTTGGATGGTAAAACTGATATAATGCAATTTTTAGGCCTCTATGACCTAGTGCAGCAACAAAATGAATAGTCTACAGCTGCTACAGACCTTCAAACAGCCAAATAAaattgtgtagggtcttctgcaaagTTAGCAAATATATGGATAAAGAAATGCAAATCACCCTCCCAAAATGATAGTACAACTCCCTTATTGACTGTTGCAAACCTGAACGGCTTCCAGGATCTGCAAATATGACTGGGTTTGTAATTAATGTTGTATGGCCGGAAAATAAAGCTGATAATGATGTTTGGCAGCTGGAACAACAATATTTGATCACtggtggaaagtgctcctggtggtgcggcgaaaagaacaagggcaagcatgaaaaaagctattgtggcctcttccaaggatatccctaagcttagggataatattaaagatttgcaagggattagcggaaatttggctaatgccctaaaaaacattaagtaatttgttttcTGTCTCTTTTCTGTTATGGTTGGATGTGGCTGGTTTTGTTGGgtttttttgctgatttttgcccATAACTGTGTTGGTTTTTTGACAATTTGTCTTTTCTTGTTGCTttatgctattatcttttaaggaacttttgtaaagggtttcgggatcccttcaaaacccgcttttcccgtaatcaaaaacaATATTTGATCACTATTAATCCTCCAAATAATGGTGCTAAATTGGTCATGATGTACAAGGGCCCAAATGATGTAAATCAGCAGCTGATATGACCATCACAAGGTTGGAAATGATAGGTTTTGCTTTTCCAAAGTGTCACTCAAGTTGTATGACTGAAAATTAGACTTCTGATGTTGGTACAGCAACAAATTCTTCATGGAGCTGGAAACCTGCAAATAATGTCAAATCTGATCCAAACCCTCTAAAGATTGATGGAGCAGCAGCTAGGGTTTGTCAAAATGGTGTAAACTCCTCAGATCCAACAAATAGTTATACAAATTTGCTCATAAAAAATTCTGAAATTGCAGTAGAAACCTCCCAAAATGATGTGTCAacaaaatagcaaatatttatttgcaAACTAAATCACCCTATCACTGGAATCTTGTGTGAATCTCACGAATCAGCAACAAACACTGTAGGGCCTCTGCAGCAAACTGAATATATCTTCAAATCCTCCACAAACTGGCACAATTATGATTCCCAGATAGAATCACCCAAGATTGGAAGCAAGGCTTTTTGTCCATGATCTCAAATGTGGAATTCAAAAGGGTTTGCGTCCTCTCCAACCCCAAACAAACCAAGGGTGAAAAGGGTTTTCACCCTTGGATGCCTAATTTGAACAAATTGCTcaaatctgaaaattggatgcaaaAGGATAAACTGAATGATCATGCAATGAAGAAAATAGTTCCTTTTATAGTTGTCTTTCCAGCCCtgcatttatttaatcatttactTTTAAAGTTATTTTGCGTCCTCTCAAACCCCAAACAAACCAAGGGTTTTCACCCTTGGATGCCCTAATTTGAACAAATTGCTcaaatctgaaaattggatgcaaaAGGATAAATTGAATGATCATGCAATGAAGAAAATAGTTCCTTTTATAGTTGTCTTTCCAGCCctgcatttatttaattatttactttTAAAGTTATTTTCCGTCaagtattaaaaaaaattgttatatttAAGTGTATAAAAAAcactttttaatttattaaaaaaaatgttattcaagttgaaaaaatatcattaattatttaaatccaaaaaaagGGGACAAGACACATTCCCAGAGTTATTTTAGGCATCAGTGATCATCTCTGGAACAATGGTTTTGACCAAATAACTTAAGACTCTTTGGGCAAATCATTTGCAAGTAATGGTCCTGAACCCTACCAACTATTCAAGTACTTGCCCAAGTAAAGACTCAGAATTGAGATGGGCACTTCACAACCAATTATTTCGAGCCAATCAGCAGGCTCATTTAGTTTTATGTAAATGTGATTAAACCAACAGAAATCAAATTTAGGGAGGTGGAAGGTTTCCTCCAGAGTAGAATGTAAGTGCCAGTTGCAAATGTCTTGGTTCTTCAATGACTAAGATGATAAGCATAAAATCATTTTCTACTTCCAAGACCTTCAGATTTTTGCTCTAGGCATATCTGAGACCCTAACACCAGCCCAAAAGCTTCAGCTTAGTTCTTTGAATCATGGGTAAAACTCTTTGCAAAAAGCCATTCAAAATTCCATCTTGCATTGCTCAGCTAACCCTTGGAAGTCTGTCAAATCTTAGCTCTGTCACACAGAAATCGAATGGATGGGTCAGGGGAGAGAGGATGATCATGAAGGGGAGGAAAGATGGGGGTTGTGTGGAATCATTGTGTTCACAAGTTGTCATGGATTAACATGATGTAATGAATCTGGGCATGAACCCTTGAATTCTAGCAATTGGAATATTTTTACAGTAAGAAGGCCTATGCTTTTTGTTTCCCTATCATGCCACTTTTCTACTTTTAATTTCATATCTGTTTTTCTACAGCTTCACTCTCTCACACAACCATTGAGATTTCAGCATTTGGGACAAAACTATTTTATCATAGCAACAGTTCTGTTTTATATTCCTGCAGAATTTTACCCTAGTATTTGTTCTGTTTTATACTCCTCCAGAACATGGTTTCCACGATAGAAACCATGGTTTGGTTGAGAAAAATAATCAAATCCTTCATAAAGCAAAAAGGCCAAACAATAAATTGGTTAGCTCTTTTCTTTTATTTGAAATCTACCAATGATTCCTAAAGGAACAATACCTGTAATTGAAACGATGAATGTGTTTGCTGTCCCTTACAATAATTTGTCGACAACTAATTTTGTAGGTGAAATTGATAGCTGTGTGACAATAGACGTACTCACTCAGGCTTATGAAAAAATTAATGAGCATTCCAGGAAGTATACTGATAAGCCCAAATGCAGAGGCTACATTTCACTGTGATAGCAAAATCTCTATTCCTTGACTTTTTCCTCAACATCACGTAACAAAACATGTGCCAAGCACAAAGCCTGCTCTCTATACCATTGCATAGATTTCCTCTGATAATGGGTGCGATGTGTTTTCAGCAACAAATGCATAGAGCCTGTTTTTCACATGAATCCAACTGCACCCTCGCTGCGTTTTCAGTCCCCTGTCCTTCATCAGTTTCCTTGCCTTTGCTGCATCTGGCCACCTATTGGCTGCAGCATATACGTTTGACAACAGCACATAGTTTGAGGGTTCCTCCGGTTCACATTGAAGAAGGTGTTCCGCTGCACGTTCTCCCAGCTCCACATTGGCATGAATTCTGCAGGCATGAAGTAATGCTTTCCACACCAAAGCGTCAGGTTTAATATGCATGTTGTTGACAATGTTTTCAGCTTCACTTAGTTGTCCAGCACGGCCCAGAAGGTCAATCATACACGCATAGTGATTAGTTGTTACTAAATTAATATATTCCCTTCTCATTAACTCAAAACAAAGACATCCCTCATTCACTAGTCCTGCATGGCTGCATGCAGAGAGAACATTTAAGAAAGTGATTCGGTCTGGATTCATGTCTGCCTCTATCATCAATTTAAAGAGTTGGAAAGCCTCCTTGCCATTCCCATTAATGGCATAACcagcaatcatagcattccatgagaTCAAATCTTTAGAAGCTATTTGATTGAAGACAAGAGCTGCATcatctatacttccacatttggCATACATACTGATGAGAGAGCTTTCCACGCTCAAAACTGACTCATATCCAACTCCAACGATATGGGCATGCAGCTGCTTTCCCAATTCTAACATTGCTAAGTTCGCGCAAGCACTTAAGGTACTTGCAAAAGTGAATCTATTGGGCTTAACGTCTGTCCACAGCAATTTCTGGAATAATTTTAGAGCTTCCTCACAATAACCATTCTGAATATACCCCACAATCATCGCAGTCCATGACACAACATCCCTTTCAGACATTCTATCAAACATTCGATGAGCATCTTTCATGGCTGCACATTTCGCGTACATATCTACGATGGCATTCCCAACAATGTAATTTGTATGAAATCCAGCCTTGATAACTTGAGCATGCACCATTTTACCCTGTGCCAAAGCTGCCAAACTCCCACAGGCAATCAAGACTGTCAATAGGATAATGCTATCTTGCTTCATATCTTCTTTCTGCATTTTACAAAACAGTTTCAGGGACTCCTCGGCAAATTGATTTTGCGCATATACTCCAATCATTGTAGTCCACAAGACTGTATCTCGCTCAGGCATTTCGTCAAACACTCGGCGCGCATCTCCTGTtttttcacattttgcatatagATCTATAAGTGCACTACCAACAAAGGCATTAGATTCAAAACCAGTTCTAATAATGTATCCATGCAACTGTTTTCCTGGATTCAAGGCAGAGAGGAAGCCGCAAGAGCGAAGAGTACTAGGAAATGTAAATTGATCCGGCTTAACGCCAGAATGTACCATCTGGCAGAATAAATTCAGGACCTTCTCCTTTAACCCATATTGATCATACCCAGAAATCATAGCGTTCCAAGATACCACATTTCGAgtgggcattttgtcaaacaattgatGAGCAGTCTTTAAATTTCCACTTTTGGCACATGATTGGATTAATCGATTCCAGTAAGATACTTCATCTCGTTggggagttttgtcaaacatatggCGCGCATCCGTAGCATGACCATTATAGTGGATCAAACGTTTCAGGTAGCTCATATAACTATTAGCATTGAAATGGGTATGGCTTCCCAAAGATCTTGAAGGGATAGAATTCTGCAACAGATGAGCATACGTTCTAAAGTTTGTGTGAATTTTCCCACTATTGCTTGAACAGTTTGTTAGATAGACCTGCACCCTTGGCTGTCTCCGGTTCAAAACCTGTGTAAATCCAAGTTGTATTTGAATGTAACATGAGCAGCTTTGAAAAAATTTGTCTCTCATCGATTTACAACAAAAGGATTTTAAAATTAAACTAGGATATGAAACAGAAGTACGAGGTTATGAAATTGTGGgtgactcttttttttttttgcgggGGGTGGGAGATCCTTTATCTAAAGAGAAACGACGTTGTTCGAGTTTAGATTTGATATGTGCATGCAAAATGTGATTTCAATAAGCTTTAAGGATTTAACGGAATCTTTGAAGACAATCAACGCTCGGAAAACGGCTGCAAGAAATAAAAGATATAAACGAAGATATAAATTGAAAATCACAACACAGTTGTATTATGATTTtccatttaattaataaatgaaagaaaaCTGTTTAATCAGATATATTTTATATATTGCATAGACGTTCTCATATAAACATGGGAATAATAGACAGCAAGGAGTTGATTTCAACTGATTCACAAGGTATTCAGTTTTTAATGATTATGTGGTATGATGAAGAGTACAAGAGAAcggttaaaatttgaaaaaaaaaaaaaaaaatattaaaaatggtgAGATTGAAAAAAAGAGGATTAAATGTAAACAAGACAAAAAGAGTCAATTTTTCTTAGGAGATAGAATTCAAGAGGATTTTGGAAAGGATTGCAACAAAAAAATGCAATTAAAGATAATACTATCATAAATTTACAAAGGCTAGAATATGTAAAATTGTTGTAAGGGGGAGTTCAAGATAAAGACATCCCCCCAATAAGCAATTCAATGGCTAAACTTTTCTCCATAAAAGACATAAAAAAGGTAATTAAAAATCTTGTACTAGGTAAACTGTGGGACAGAGATGGCTTACAAACAAAATACATAAAGTGGAGTATTGAAGCTCTCGCACCACACATCAAAAGAATATGTAATGGGGTCATTGAAAATGATTTTTTAGCAAATTGGATGACTAGTGGCATCATCCCCTTGCTTGAAAGTGGCAATGTCAACAACCTTTCAAACTATTGCACTATAATGATCAATCCTTTCTTCAAAAGGAGTAGAAAAAGATAAGAGATGCTtgaaaaagagtagaaaaggaagGAGAGATATGGAGAGAAATAGGTacggagagagggagggagggaagacCTAGATAGGGATACAAAGAGGGGTTGGTAAAAGAtagagaaatggagagagagagagagagagagagagagagagagagagagagagagagagagagatgcttaaaaacagaagaaaaggaaggagggagagggaaagagatagggagagaggactcagagagtgatagagaggggtttgagagagagagagagagatcctaaaaGAGGGAGATAAACATATTAAGAGAGATAGGTAGGTAGAGATCTAGTTTAGAGGGAGCTTGAGagggagagagaagtagagagggatagaaagagtttggtaatatatatatatatatatatatatatagagagagagagagagagggggaggggttgATAAGAAATAGAGAGAGTTAGGtggagagagagacaaagatagaggtgCTCGaaaaatagtagaaaaggaaggaaagagagggagagagatagggaggaaGGGAGCGAGGGAGGACCTAGAGAGGGGTTGataagatatatgtgtgtgtgtatacacacatatatatgtatatatatacatatatatgtatacatatatgtgtgtatgtatatatgtatatatcatatatatatatatgtgtgtgtgtgtgtgtgtgtgtatagatatatgtaaacacacacacacacacacatatatgtatgtatgtgtgtgtatatatatatatatacatatgtgtgtgtgtgtatatatgtctgtgtgtgtgtgtgtatatacataaacacgcacacacacacacacacacacacacatgtatgtatgtatgtatgtatacacacacacacacacacacacacacacacacacacacatatctatatatatatatatatatatacatacatacatacatacatacatatgtgtgtgtgtgtgtgtacatatatatatatgtgtgtgtgtgtgtgtacatacatacatatatgtatatatatacacatatatgtatgtgtatatatacacatatatgtatgtatgtatatatatgtatatatacatacatacatatgtatgtatgtatgtatacacatatatgtatgtatgtatatatatgtgtatacatacatatatatacacatatatatacatacatatatatacacatatatatatgtgtatacatacatatatatgtgtatgtgtgtgtgtgtatgtatgtatagacacatatgtatgtatgtatgtatgtatgtatgtatatatatatatgtatgtatgtatgtatgtctatgtatatatatgtgtgtgtgtgtatatatatatacacaatatatacatacataaatatatatgtatatatgtatgtatatatacacatatatgcgtgtatgtatatatatgtgtgtgtatacatacatacatacatacatacatatatatgtatgtatgcatgaatatatacacatatatgcatgtatgtatatatgtatgtatgtatgtatatatatgacattcatatatatacatacatacatacatatatacatacatgcatatatgtgtatatatacatgcatacatacatacatacatacatacatatatatatgtatctatgtatatatacacatatatatacatacatacatatgtatgtatatgtatatgtatatgtatatgtgtatgtgtatatgtatctatgtatgtatatacatacatacatacatacatacatacatatatatatatatatatacatacatatatatatatatgtaaatgtaaatgtaaatgtatatgtgtatgtgtatgtgtatgtgtatgtatgcatgtatatgtatctatttatgtatatacatacatatatgcatacatacatacatacatacatacatacatacatacatatatacacatatacatacatatatacatatgcatacacacatacacacacatacacatacacatatacatatacacatatatatgtatatatatgtgtgtgtgtgtgtatgtatacatatatatatgtgtgtgtgtgtatataaatatatatgtatatatacacatatatgtatatatatgtgtgtgtgtgtatgtatacatatatgtgtgtgtgtgtatataaatatatatgtatatatacacatacatatatgtgtatacaaacatacatacatacatacatatatgtgtgtgtgtgtgtacatatgtatatatatatatatgtgtgtgtgtatatgtatatgtatatgtatatgtatatatatgtgtgtgtgtgtgtgtgtgtgtgtgtgtgtgtgtgtgtgtgtgtgtgtgttgtcctCATTGTTAGTTGTCACAAAAAACAAGATAACTCCTACAAATTTTGTCCATGCACTCTAAGATTCAAGGTAGTCTTCATTCCCTTTCATGCATGATTTAGGATCCTTGATTCTTGATTTGGAGGTTCTAGTCCTTTTTGGGGTCTTTTAAGTTAGTTTTTGTGTTTTGGTGTAAATCGAGGTTACAAACCCAAATTACACTCTTTCAAAAAACTTTAGTCTAGTGCAAATTGGGTCTATAACCCCGATTTGCACCACTTCATAACAAAGTCCTATTTTTGGTGCAAGTTGGAGTTACAACCCCAACTTACACTAAGTTCTCCCTTTCTAGTGCACGGTGAGGTTATAACCTCGACTTGCACCAAGTCTGCCCATTCTAATGTAGATCGAGGTCGTAACCCCGACCTACACCGAGACCACTAAAAACGGTGTAGATCAAGGCTATAACCTCGATCTACATTGAGGCCTTACCAAATGGTGCAAGTTGAGGTTATAAACCCCAACCTACACCATTTCCTTTGCATTTTGTTAAGTGTTGGTGCGAATTGGGGTTGTAACTCCGACTTGCACCATGATTCTTTCTTATGTGTAAATCAAGGTTATAACTCCAATTCGTACCAAAGATAGTATTTCTTTCGTTTGTCTTTTGCATAAGTGCATTTCAGACTTATAAGTTCGATATGCACCTATATGATTGTTGATCCTTCCCAAATGCAAATCAGACTTATAATTTCAAAATGCACTGCATGAACCACATCTTTGGTCTTTTTTGTCCGACTCTAGGAATTCTTCAAATCCATTTATGCAACTCCACTCCAGATGTCAGATTCAACACATTGGGACTAGATGACTGTGAAATACAAGCTACCTTGCGACAATATGAATATTTcttgaagaaaaatggagacaatgtTGGAAATAAGGTGAGGATCCAGACACGTAATCTTTTTTATCCATCTCTAGCCTAGTGTCATTTTGTTATCTCAATTGACACCTCAAGTGTCGTTTTGTATTCAAGTTTTTGCATCTAGAACTTGCACATGTCCTAATTCAAATCAaactctacctttgacttggtcacaaataagttgtaactttcctagtttcatgctacacctctcctctatatatatgaggattCTCATTGTAATAGGGatctttttgatctttttggatCTAGACTCTTTAATCTATATGCcaaaactctaccaaagtgaagagaaaaagtgaaactttgtgttcctattgtaattttataaactcaatcaaataagaagaaatctttggcatccaaactttgtgttggattcatttttGGTTTATGGTGagattgttcttatgtcattcttgttgcaaattcttTTTTTTCTCAAGTAAAGGTGTGGTTGAGGaaatattgttaaagagtagaGGCAATTGTTGGTTTGTGGACATTGTGCCATATTTCAGCTCTTGTTAATAGAATTAGAAATTGGTGAATGTGATATCATTATGAAGACTTTGAGCTTATATTTTTAAGGTTAAAGTTAGCTGAAATATTATAAGATAGCatcttgaagactttgtgctttgttgTGTCATCTTGGAAAAGAAATTTAATTTGAAGAATTTGAGCTTCATTTTATCATTtgaaaaatattatcaaaagttgTAACAAGATAGCAaaataaagactttgagctttaattttattatcttaattcAATACTGTGGGTTACAAAGAAAGTTATTTGAAGGAAGGTTGATAGGAAAACGGCGatttttaagactttgagcttaagcactctttCTCGTCTCAGAGAAGCAACGAAGGACTTTGGGCctttatagaaactttgcttctttatttgtttgtaattttttcattcgcaaatttcaagttaatttgtaacattgaaattgtaagaattattgttgCTCTATATTGTCAATTCTTTCTTGAATAAAGAGGAGAGGATAACATTTATTCTAAAaaaagaggataagatgatgtaccacccaagtttagattagaaattagaagttttattttattttatatagatAGAGTAGTCAattaaagggggagccttcccttagaaattaggagagattcaatctcacacactgtggttgaaactaCAATTTTGTAAACTTCTCTAGTTTGCAAAATTTGcaaccaacaatatatatatatatatatatagagaaagagagagagagagagagagagagagagagagagagagagagagagagagagagagagaggcgctcaaaaaagagtagaaaaggaaagagagagaaggagaggtagAGGTAAAGAGAGTGGGTGAGAGAGAGAGTTAGTTA contains:
- the LOC131055065 gene encoding pentatricopeptide repeat-containing protein At2g13600 is translated as MRDKFFQSCSCYIQIQLGFTQVLNRRQPRVQVYLTNCSSNSGKIHTNFRTYAHLLQNSIPSRSLGSHTHFNANSYMSYLKRLIHYNGHATDARHMFDKTPQRDEVSYWNRLIQSCAKSGNLKTAHQLFDKMPTRNVVSWNAMISGYDQYGLKEKVLNLFCQMVHSGVKPDQFTFPSTLRSCGFLSALNPGKQLHGYIIRTGFESNAFVGSALIDLYAKCEKTGDARRVFDEMPERDTVLWTTMIGVYAQNQFAEESLKLFCKMQKEDMKQDSIILLTVLIACGSLAALAQGKMVHAQVIKAGFHTNYIVGNAIVDMYAKCAAMKDAHRMFDRMSERDVVSWTAMIVGYIQNGYCEEALKLFQKLLWTDVKPNRFTFASTLSACANLAMLELGKQLHAHIVGVGYESVLSVESSLISMYAKCGSIDDAALVFNQIASKDLISWNAMIAGYAINGNGKEAFQLFKLMIEADMNPDRITFLNVLSACSHAGLVNEGCLCFELMRREYINLVTTNHYACMIDLLGRAGQLSEAENIVNNMHIKPDALVWKALLHACRIHANVELGERAAEHLLQCEPEEPSNYVLLSNVYAAANRWPDAAKARKLMKDRGLKTQRGCSWIHVKNRLYAFVAENTSHPLSEEIYAMV